One Amycolatopsis thermophila DNA segment encodes these proteins:
- the mihF gene encoding integration host factor, actinobacterial type, whose product MPSTPVPQRSPEQRRRAIEAALACRRERARLRRALHTGEITLADWFTLADRDPDGVAARTRPIDLVRAWPGHRRTERAQAVLDALGIAKARRVRGLGKRQRAALIREMDTRMGRRDA is encoded by the coding sequence ATGCCGTCCACGCCTGTCCCGCAACGCAGCCCGGAGCAACGCCGTAGGGCTATCGAGGCCGCGTTGGCGTGCCGGCGTGAACGGGCCCGGCTGCGTCGCGCACTGCACACCGGGGAGATCACGCTCGCGGACTGGTTCACGCTGGCCGACCGCGACCCGGACGGTGTGGCGGCCAGGACACGACCGATCGACCTGGTACGGGCATGGCCCGGGCATCGGCGCACCGAGCGCGCCCAGGCGGTGCTGGACGCCCTCGGCATCGCGAAGGCCCGCCGCGTGCGCGGGCTCGGGAAACGACAGCGCGCCGCCCTCATCCGAGAGATGGACACCCGGATGGGACGGCGCGATGCCTAA
- the queC gene encoding 7-cyano-7-deazaguanine synthase QueC encodes MTERRDLVLLSGGLDSATALGLRHAEGTARVALSVNYGQRHARELRSAAEVAAHYGVEHRVLDLTSWGTHLSGSALTDTDVAVPHGHYAAPSMAATVVPNRNATLLMAAAGVALSTGCTHVVAAMHAGDHPIYPDCRPEFVDAARRTIELGTDGAVTLDAPFVHISKTAIAARAGDLAVPVGLTWSCYEGREVHCGQCGTCVERREAFADSGVADPTVYEVAA; translated from the coding sequence ATGACCGAACGTCGCGACCTTGTCCTGCTCTCCGGCGGGCTGGACTCCGCCACCGCGCTCGGGTTGCGGCACGCCGAAGGCACCGCCCGGGTGGCGCTGTCGGTGAACTACGGGCAGCGGCACGCCCGCGAGCTGCGCTCCGCCGCGGAGGTCGCTGCGCACTACGGTGTCGAGCACCGCGTCCTGGACCTGACCTCCTGGGGCACCCACCTGTCCGGGTCCGCGCTCACCGACACCGACGTGGCGGTACCGCACGGGCACTACGCGGCGCCGTCGATGGCCGCCACGGTCGTGCCGAACCGCAACGCCACCCTTCTCATGGCGGCCGCCGGTGTCGCGCTGTCCACCGGCTGCACCCACGTCGTGGCGGCGATGCACGCCGGGGACCACCCCATCTACCCGGACTGCCGGCCCGAGTTCGTCGACGCCGCACGCCGCACCATCGAGCTGGGCACCGACGGTGCCGTCACCCTCGACGCGCCGTTCGTGCACATCTCCAAGACCGCGATCGCCGCCCGCGCTGGGGACCTCGCCGTGCCGGTGGGCCTGACGTGGTCCTGCTACGAGGGCCGCGAGGTCCACTGCGGACAGTGCGGCACCTGCGTGGAGCGGCGCGAAGCGTTCGCCGACTCCGGGGTGGCGGACCCGACCGTGTACGAGGTGGCCGCGTGA
- a CDS encoding phage minor head protein translates to MAPSDRDVERAFEQAHREVEALQVEAENVVRDAVEQMVAAARAAANGGGTPNAESIRAAARQAWDSAVQAILAWLRRAITRLITGRLERLPRTSPTPGPRDPDSVVPGVPEVPGPRPLPDGTRARVDEMAADYVREAGNRLVNVPDQVWEQVQHQLAEGFERGETPQELRERVAQQLDTQEWAPEAERIARTETTGAFNYAQARALDAAETELGERLRRMWIATQDNRTRPTHRRAHRQIVESGEPFRVGGFPLRYPGDPLGPADEVINCRCVAVAVAEDLVIGLSPELIEREREAMEREFRGASVAADVDEAQPSLEAVMPPQLLQYWTAGEGAAKIAWGSPGDFTRCDRYLAEYIHDDSERKGACARLHKLTTGKWPNERGMAADGEMGDSMACPCEAVEATDDTEPAEVVTAEHTSGMIALIPSEADVQRLALEDAVQDDGTPMPLEELHVTLLFLGEAAQWGSEQQAAVHQLAADIAAIGPVIEGNAWAAAAFNPGTDDECVVYLVGDNTGTLSAMHESVCERVHELGDVPLPEQHNPWIPHCTATYRTSDVARLVERVGPITLDRIRVAFGGEYVDYPLVGQLAPEIDDEDRDELDEVDTVEDLLEASAGDAGKTVTARADDTGGEPVGTSTETAAPVVTAAAVDAVAIVAQAVENAPEAPPAEWFEDQHLTAATPITVTPEGQVFGHIALWNSCHRGFEGECVPPPPSSTIDYELAHHKDVVTADGTQIRAGQLIVGCPHAADNAPYRDAREYHEAMCTPAANVRFYEDEHGIVAAGSLVPGLTVEDVAKLRHISGEWRTVSLELMAAVGVDNPGFPVAPLDAETVAVTASADLARAMVAHIPRRPVDPLHIVERAAERAAEKAVEALEARQQRAQALEAATAVVAQAQVAATAREINRYTKRGSN, encoded by the coding sequence ATGGCGCCGAGTGACCGCGACGTCGAGCGCGCGTTCGAGCAGGCCCACCGTGAGGTTGAGGCCCTGCAGGTCGAGGCGGAGAACGTTGTCCGTGACGCTGTCGAGCAGATGGTGGCCGCCGCCCGTGCAGCCGCGAACGGCGGCGGCACCCCGAACGCGGAGAGCATCCGGGCCGCGGCCCGGCAGGCTTGGGACAGCGCCGTGCAGGCGATCCTTGCGTGGCTGCGCAGGGCGATTACGCGGCTGATCACCGGCCGGTTGGAGAGGCTTCCCCGCACGTCACCAACGCCCGGCCCACGGGACCCGGATTCGGTCGTCCCCGGGGTGCCGGAGGTCCCGGGCCCGCGCCCGCTGCCCGACGGCACCCGCGCGCGGGTGGACGAGATGGCCGCGGACTACGTGCGCGAGGCCGGCAACCGGCTGGTGAACGTGCCGGACCAGGTGTGGGAGCAGGTCCAGCACCAGCTGGCCGAGGGGTTCGAGCGCGGGGAGACGCCGCAAGAGCTGCGTGAGCGGGTGGCGCAACAGCTCGACACCCAGGAGTGGGCGCCGGAGGCCGAACGGATTGCCCGCACCGAGACGACTGGGGCGTTCAACTACGCGCAGGCCCGCGCGCTCGACGCCGCGGAGACCGAGCTGGGCGAGCGGCTTCGGCGCATGTGGATCGCCACGCAGGACAACCGCACACGGCCGACCCACCGTCGCGCGCACCGGCAGATCGTGGAGTCCGGGGAGCCGTTCCGGGTCGGAGGGTTCCCGCTGCGGTACCCGGGCGATCCGCTCGGGCCCGCTGACGAGGTGATCAACTGCCGCTGCGTGGCCGTAGCCGTTGCGGAGGACCTGGTGATCGGGCTGTCTCCGGAGTTGATCGAACGGGAGCGGGAGGCGATGGAGCGAGAGTTCCGCGGCGCGTCGGTGGCCGCCGATGTCGACGAGGCGCAGCCGAGTCTGGAGGCGGTGATGCCGCCGCAGCTGTTGCAGTACTGGACCGCTGGGGAAGGCGCGGCGAAGATCGCGTGGGGCTCCCCGGGTGACTTCACCAGGTGCGACCGGTACTTGGCCGAGTACATCCACGACGACTCGGAACGCAAGGGGGCCTGTGCGCGCCTCCACAAGCTCACCACCGGGAAGTGGCCGAACGAGCGCGGCATGGCCGCGGACGGGGAGATGGGGGACAGCATGGCGTGCCCGTGCGAGGCCGTGGAGGCTACCGACGACACCGAGCCGGCCGAGGTGGTGACGGCCGAGCACACCAGCGGGATGATCGCGCTCATCCCATCGGAGGCCGACGTGCAGCGGCTTGCGCTCGAGGACGCGGTGCAGGACGACGGCACCCCGATGCCGCTGGAGGAGCTGCACGTGACGTTGCTGTTCCTCGGTGAGGCGGCGCAGTGGGGCAGCGAGCAGCAGGCCGCGGTGCACCAGCTCGCCGCGGACATCGCGGCGATCGGTCCGGTGATCGAGGGGAACGCGTGGGCCGCGGCGGCGTTCAACCCGGGCACGGACGACGAGTGCGTGGTGTACCTGGTGGGGGACAACACCGGCACCCTGTCCGCGATGCACGAGTCCGTGTGCGAACGGGTGCACGAGCTGGGGGACGTGCCGCTGCCGGAGCAACACAACCCGTGGATCCCGCACTGCACCGCCACGTACCGCACCAGCGACGTGGCGCGGCTGGTGGAGCGGGTCGGGCCGATCACGCTGGACCGGATCCGCGTCGCGTTCGGTGGCGAGTACGTCGACTACCCGCTGGTGGGCCAGCTCGCGCCGGAGATCGACGACGAGGACCGTGACGAGCTGGACGAAGTCGACACCGTCGAGGACCTGTTGGAGGCGTCCGCGGGGGACGCCGGGAAGACCGTTACGGCGCGAGCCGATGACACTGGGGGTGAGCCCGTGGGAACGAGCACGGAGACCGCGGCGCCGGTCGTGACGGCGGCCGCGGTGGATGCGGTGGCGATCGTGGCGCAGGCAGTGGAGAACGCGCCCGAGGCGCCGCCAGCCGAGTGGTTCGAGGACCAGCACCTGACCGCGGCCACGCCGATCACGGTCACGCCCGAGGGGCAGGTGTTCGGGCACATCGCGCTGTGGAACTCGTGCCACCGCGGGTTCGAGGGCGAGTGCGTGCCGCCGCCGCCCAGCTCCACGATCGACTACGAACTGGCGCACCACAAGGACGTCGTCACCGCGGACGGGACACAGATCCGGGCCGGGCAGCTGATCGTGGGCTGCCCGCACGCCGCCGACAACGCCCCGTACCGCGACGCGCGGGAGTACCACGAGGCCATGTGCACCCCGGCGGCGAACGTGCGGTTCTACGAGGACGAGCACGGCATCGTCGCGGCCGGGTCGCTGGTGCCGGGGCTGACGGTGGAGGACGTGGCGAAGCTGCGCCACATCTCCGGGGAATGGCGCACGGTGTCGCTGGAGCTCATGGCCGCCGTCGGGGTGGACAACCCCGGGTTCCCGGTGGCGCCGCTGGACGCCGAAACCGTTGCGGTGACGGCCTCGGCGGACCTGGCGCGCGCGATGGTGGCGCACATCCCGCGCCGGCCGGTGGATCCGCTGCACATCGTGGAGCGCGCCGCCGAGCGGGCCGCCGAGAAGGCGGTTGAGGCGTTGGAGGCGCGGCAGCAGCGCGCCCAGGCGTTGGAGGCCGCGACGGCTGTGGTGGCGCAGGCCCAGGTGGCCGCGACTGCCCGGGAGATCAACCGATACACGAAGAGGGGGAGCAACTGA
- a CDS encoding terminase large subunit domain-containing protein — MTAVADLPPSALAELAEQHRRAAQAALAEPAALAQFCSPGYDRRPHLDLISREVARIGNGDGDRLLIAVPPQTGKTTLAAVWTPFWWLARQPSERIIIGSYSSNLATARGKQVRKLVATQGWRYNIAVEWGSGQVNDWQLTAGGGCASRGVGAGVTGLPGDLLIIDDPHKSRAEAESKAYRDAVWDWYSADMLSRLAPGAPVILIMTLWHPDDLAHRVLQQDGRVEDGGTWRVVKLPAFADVNDQLGRAPGEPLTHPKIPSDDVEALREFWERRRRSITARDWVSLYMCDPKPMTGALVTADQLRERWHLPPPAAPRRSAVAIDPSGGGRDLAGIIGGFLGTDDRVYITHDASITGPSREWGRAAALLAADIDADVVLYEHNFGGDQAEVVIKSSWEALQRERPDDERFQRLAPKVKPVRARKGKQLRAEPIAQQFVEDRLRLGAKLPELESEWYSWRPSDTESPGRIDASVYLAYELLPIRNEPAEVVAHPAMGGSQLVNPYSAVNPYGTLPGFGGGFGPQPGGRPFG; from the coding sequence GTGACCGCGGTCGCCGACCTGCCGCCGTCGGCGCTGGCGGAACTGGCCGAGCAGCACCGGCGCGCGGCGCAGGCCGCGCTCGCCGAGCCGGCCGCGCTCGCCCAGTTCTGCTCGCCCGGCTACGACAGGAGACCGCACCTCGATCTGATCTCCCGCGAGGTCGCGCGGATTGGGAACGGCGACGGGGACCGCCTCCTGATCGCGGTGCCGCCGCAGACCGGGAAAACCACGCTCGCGGCGGTGTGGACGCCGTTCTGGTGGCTCGCCCGGCAGCCGTCCGAGCGGATCATCATCGGCTCGTACTCGAGCAACCTCGCCACCGCGCGAGGGAAGCAGGTGCGCAAGCTGGTCGCGACGCAGGGGTGGCGGTACAACATCGCCGTCGAGTGGGGCTCCGGGCAGGTCAACGACTGGCAGCTGACTGCTGGAGGTGGTTGCGCCAGCCGCGGCGTTGGTGCAGGAGTTACCGGACTTCCAGGCGACCTGCTAATAATCGACGACCCGCATAAGTCCCGAGCCGAGGCCGAGTCGAAGGCCTACCGGGACGCGGTGTGGGACTGGTACTCCGCCGACATGCTGTCCAGGCTCGCTCCGGGCGCACCGGTCATCCTGATCATGACCCTCTGGCACCCGGACGACCTCGCCCACCGCGTGCTCCAGCAAGACGGACGCGTCGAGGACGGCGGCACCTGGCGGGTCGTGAAGCTCCCGGCGTTCGCCGACGTCAACGACCAGCTCGGCCGGGCCCCTGGGGAGCCGTTGACGCACCCGAAGATCCCGAGCGACGACGTCGAGGCGCTGCGCGAGTTCTGGGAACGGCGGCGCCGTTCGATCACCGCCCGGGACTGGGTGTCGCTCTACATGTGCGACCCCAAGCCCATGACGGGCGCGCTCGTCACCGCGGACCAGCTGCGGGAGCGGTGGCACCTGCCGCCCCCGGCCGCGCCGCGTCGCAGCGCGGTGGCGATCGACCCGTCCGGCGGCGGCCGGGACCTGGCCGGCATCATCGGCGGTTTCCTCGGCACCGACGACCGGGTCTACATCACCCACGACGCCAGCATCACCGGCCCGTCCCGCGAGTGGGGCCGGGCGGCAGCGCTGCTCGCGGCGGACATCGACGCCGACGTGGTCCTCTACGAGCACAACTTCGGCGGCGACCAGGCCGAGGTGGTGATCAAGTCGTCGTGGGAGGCGTTGCAACGTGAGCGGCCCGACGACGAGCGATTCCAGCGGCTCGCGCCGAAGGTCAAGCCGGTCCGGGCCCGCAAGGGCAAGCAGTTGAGGGCCGAACCGATCGCGCAACAGTTCGTGGAGGACCGGTTGCGGCTCGGGGCGAAACTGCCCGAGCTGGAGTCCGAGTGGTACTCGTGGCGGCCCAGCGACACCGAATCGCCGGGCCGGATCGACGCCAGCGTGTACCTCGCCTACGAGCTGCTCCCGATTCGCAACGAGCCGGCGGAAGTGGTGGCGCACCCGGCGATGGGCGGGTCACAGCTGGTCAACCCGTACAGCGCGGTCAACCCGTACGGCACGCTGCCCGGCTTCGGTGGCGGTTTCGGTCCGCAACCCGGCGGGCGTCCGTTCGGATGA
- a CDS encoding major capsid protein, producing MPDRPEIPEDITQLNREQLVELEGQLLARFNELRDAEATDEVTAEMGQIAAALPQIGERVDAIDAAAAQRAEAEAAAQAAERRRAEAAERAEREAAERAEREAAEAAQREAEETARAEAARVEAERAAAEQAAEAARQEAAAQVDTPAAPDTAGQEAGQELAMAASAGRPSVADIANRAPAPTPPATTKPRAAWYSVLTAGAEIPGTSAGATFQSGSELGEAVVRRTEAIAVHSGERQAMVARAHIDAFNEPVTRSESGSAVTTRMLEAVRDYISRDEQRDVLTAAGGWCAPSETLYDMCEPEVADQLISLPEIPITRGGIQYFKSPNISDFNSALWGFCEPELITGVTKPCAEVPCPEPEEVRACVEGACLNVGLLQAKAFPEWVERYVRGVMVAHAVRISAATIARMEALSIAVNYPDTAPMLQGSGFTATLLNTLEFQIEDLRADYFLGVGDRPVVVLPRWVRSIIRADLANRLGVDLLKVTDAYIDSLFTDRGVGRIQWVKGWQTETVGAPGTQLAWPCTVKFLLYREGTFVRGLEPIIDIETLYDSALLAQNKMTRLFTEQGFLVADLCTDSRLVTIPVCPSGATHCGNVISCFNSCATTPPDTGGTVAPEDPDNP from the coding sequence ATGCCTGACCGTCCCGAGATTCCCGAGGACATCACTCAGCTCAATCGTGAACAGCTCGTCGAGCTGGAAGGCCAGTTGCTGGCCCGGTTCAACGAGCTGCGTGATGCGGAGGCCACCGACGAGGTGACCGCCGAGATGGGCCAGATCGCCGCGGCGCTGCCGCAGATCGGTGAGCGCGTCGACGCGATCGACGCCGCCGCCGCTCAGCGCGCGGAGGCCGAGGCCGCCGCGCAGGCCGCCGAGCGGCGCCGCGCCGAAGCCGCGGAACGCGCGGAGCGTGAGGCCGCGGAGCGTGCCGAGCGGGAAGCCGCGGAGGCCGCGCAGCGTGAGGCCGAGGAGACCGCCCGCGCCGAGGCGGCGCGTGTGGAGGCCGAGCGGGCCGCCGCGGAGCAGGCCGCCGAGGCCGCGCGGCAGGAAGCCGCCGCGCAGGTGGACACCCCGGCCGCGCCGGACACCGCCGGGCAGGAGGCCGGGCAGGAGCTGGCTATGGCCGCGTCCGCTGGGCGTCCGTCGGTGGCCGACATCGCCAACCGTGCCCCGGCCCCGACCCCGCCGGCCACCACGAAGCCGCGCGCCGCCTGGTACAGCGTGCTCACCGCGGGAGCGGAGATCCCCGGCACGTCGGCGGGGGCGACGTTCCAGTCCGGCAGCGAGCTGGGCGAGGCCGTCGTGCGCCGGACCGAGGCGATCGCCGTCCACAGCGGCGAGCGGCAGGCCATGGTCGCGCGGGCGCACATCGACGCGTTCAACGAGCCGGTGACCCGGTCGGAGTCCGGCAGCGCCGTCACCACCCGCATGCTGGAAGCTGTCCGCGACTACATCTCGCGCGACGAGCAGCGGGACGTGCTCACCGCCGCCGGTGGCTGGTGTGCTCCCTCAGAGACGTTGTACGACATGTGTGAGCCGGAGGTCGCCGACCAGCTCATCTCGCTGCCGGAGATCCCGATCACGCGGGGCGGTATCCAGTACTTCAAGTCCCCCAACATCTCCGACTTCAACTCGGCGCTGTGGGGGTTCTGCGAGCCGGAGTTGATCACCGGCGTCACCAAGCCGTGCGCCGAGGTCCCCTGCCCCGAGCCGGAAGAGGTCCGGGCCTGTGTCGAGGGCGCGTGCCTCAACGTGGGGTTGCTGCAGGCCAAGGCGTTCCCGGAGTGGGTGGAGCGGTACGTGCGCGGCGTGATGGTCGCCCACGCCGTCCGGATCTCCGCGGCCACCATCGCGCGGATGGAGGCGCTGTCCATCGCGGTGAACTACCCGGACACCGCGCCGATGCTGCAGGGCAGCGGGTTCACCGCCACCCTGCTCAACACGCTCGAGTTCCAGATCGAGGACCTGCGCGCGGACTACTTCCTCGGCGTGGGTGACCGCCCCGTCGTCGTCCTGCCGCGGTGGGTGCGCAGCATCATCCGCGCCGACCTGGCGAACCGGCTCGGCGTGGACCTGCTCAAGGTCACCGACGCCTACATCGACTCGCTGTTCACCGACCGCGGTGTCGGCCGGATCCAGTGGGTCAAGGGCTGGCAGACCGAGACCGTCGGCGCGCCGGGCACCCAGCTCGCGTGGCCGTGCACGGTGAAGTTCCTGCTGTACCGCGAGGGCACGTTCGTGCGCGGCCTGGAGCCGATCATCGACATCGAGACGCTGTACGACTCGGCGCTGCTGGCGCAGAACAAGATGACCCGGCTGTTCACCGAGCAGGGTTTCCTGGTCGCCGATCTGTGCACCGACTCCCGGCTCGTCACGATCCCGGTGTGCCCGTCGGGTGCGACGCACTGCGGCAACGTCATCTCCTGCTTCAACAGCTGCGCGACGACCCCTCCGGACACCGGCGGCACCGTCGCGCCGGAGGACCCGGACAACCCGTAG
- a CDS encoding 7-carboxy-7-deazaguanine synthase QueE: MTAGLHLGRLLGQRSMQLPFAECFRTIQGEGPATGRQAVFVRLGLCNLACRWCDSAFTWDASRFDLAEEIPDTQVAAIVEQATSFGVPLFVLTGGEPLMHQRKPAMDALLAGLTAAGEVHVETNGTIPPSGSVVELVAHFTVSPKLANNGADTAKRRIRPKALARFAEIAATGRACFKFVATTREDLDEIAAVVDEHQVPAGAVWVMPEGVTPEQVLTTHRALVDGVIARGWNTTSRLHTLLWGEERGR, translated from the coding sequence GTGACGGCCGGGCTGCACCTCGGGCGGCTGCTGGGGCAGCGGTCGATGCAACTGCCGTTCGCCGAGTGCTTCCGCACGATCCAGGGTGAAGGGCCGGCGACCGGGCGGCAGGCGGTGTTCGTGCGGCTCGGTCTGTGCAACCTCGCCTGTCGGTGGTGCGACAGCGCGTTCACGTGGGACGCGTCCCGGTTCGACCTTGCGGAGGAGATCCCGGACACCCAGGTCGCCGCGATCGTCGAGCAGGCCACGAGCTTTGGTGTGCCGCTGTTCGTGCTCACCGGCGGGGAACCGTTGATGCACCAGCGCAAACCCGCGATGGACGCCCTCTTGGCCGGGTTGACCGCGGCCGGTGAGGTGCACGTCGAGACCAACGGGACCATCCCGCCGTCCGGGTCGGTGGTCGAGCTGGTCGCGCACTTCACGGTGTCGCCGAAGCTGGCGAACAACGGCGCCGACACGGCCAAGCGCCGCATCCGCCCCAAGGCGCTCGCCCGGTTCGCGGAGATCGCCGCCACCGGCCGGGCGTGCTTCAAGTTCGTGGCCACGACCCGGGAGGACCTGGACGAGATCGCCGCCGTGGTGGACGAGCACCAGGTGCCGGCCGGGGCGGTGTGGGTGATGCCGGAAGGCGTCACACCCGAGCAGGTGCTCACCACCCACCGCGCCCTGGTCGACGGCGTCATCGCGCGCGGCTGGAACACCACCAGCCGTTTGCACACGCTGCTGTGGGGAGAGGAACGGGGCCGATGA
- a CDS encoding DUF1360 domain-containing protein, giving the protein MRPGTALLAIGAAARLTRLVTRDSITDVPRAKLEHWANVRKHGEEYTADDAEHDPHWATQLVNCPWCIGFWITAATVTSAHLWGEKRWWQYVAGVWASSFAVSTAVVHA; this is encoded by the coding sequence ATGAGGCCGGGAACGGCGCTGCTCGCGATCGGTGCGGCGGCGCGTCTCACACGGCTGGTGACGCGCGACTCCATCACGGACGTGCCGCGCGCGAAGCTCGAACACTGGGCCAACGTGCGCAAGCACGGCGAGGAGTACACAGCCGACGATGCCGAGCACGACCCGCACTGGGCCACACAGCTGGTGAACTGCCCGTGGTGTATCGGGTTCTGGATCACCGCCGCCACCGTCACCAGCGCGCACCTGTGGGGCGAGAAGCGCTGGTGGCAGTACGTCGCGGGGGTGTGGGCCTCCTCGTTCGCCGTGTCCACCGCGGTCGTGCACGCCTAA
- a CDS encoding ParB/RepB/Spo0J family partition protein: protein MDYLGTFELPIDTLSPFPGNPRQGNLAVIRESLRENKQYRSIVVRADDPDNPRAGGTVLAGNHTYLAAREEGWLTIRCDVITCDDERARRIVLADNRTAEVGSGYDDRLLAELLAELPDLAGTGYDESDLEQLSKQLGEPADLDSLAEEYGSSDDDGADPELWPVLRLSIPPMLMAAWKAHVDTHTGDEVAAFAAALGIDRAEL, encoded by the coding sequence TTGGACTACTTGGGCACGTTCGAGCTGCCGATCGACACACTCAGCCCGTTCCCGGGCAACCCGCGACAGGGCAACCTCGCGGTCATCCGCGAGTCGCTGCGGGAGAACAAGCAGTACCGGTCGATCGTGGTCCGCGCCGACGACCCGGACAACCCGCGCGCCGGCGGCACTGTGCTGGCCGGGAACCACACCTACCTGGCGGCCCGCGAGGAGGGGTGGCTGACGATCCGGTGCGACGTGATCACCTGCGATGACGAACGCGCCCGCCGCATCGTGCTTGCGGACAACCGCACCGCGGAGGTGGGCAGCGGGTACGACGATCGGCTGCTGGCCGAACTGTTGGCCGAGCTGCCGGACCTGGCTGGCACCGGCTACGACGAGTCCGACCTCGAGCAACTGTCCAAGCAGCTCGGCGAGCCCGCGGATCTGGACTCGCTGGCGGAGGAGTACGGGTCCAGCGACGACGACGGGGCGGACCCGGAGCTGTGGCCGGTGCTGCGGCTGTCGATCCCGCCGATGCTGATGGCGGCGTGGAAGGCGCACGTCGACACGCACACTGGGGACGAGGTGGCGGCGTTCGCCGCCGCGCTCGGCATCGACCGGGCCGAGCTGTGA
- the folE gene encoding GTP cyclohydrolase I, whose product MNATDAAETARLRKIATEGVRAMIALTGDDPDRAGLEDTPRRVIDALIDMTDRPGDPAALLARVFGEGTGSGQMITVGPIPFDSVCEHHLLPFTGRAWVAYIPAGQDVVGLSKLPRLVDHFARRLQVQERLTEQIADAIATHLSPVGVGVKVTSTHSCMAVRGVRKPGAQMTTTALRGVLLTEPAARAEFLDAAR is encoded by the coding sequence ATGAACGCCACCGACGCCGCGGAGACCGCGCGGCTGCGGAAGATCGCCACCGAGGGCGTGCGCGCCATGATCGCGCTCACCGGGGACGACCCGGACCGGGCCGGGCTCGAGGACACGCCCCGGCGGGTGATCGACGCGCTGATCGACATGACCGATCGGCCGGGAGACCCGGCCGCGCTGCTGGCGCGGGTGTTCGGCGAGGGCACCGGCTCGGGGCAGATGATCACCGTGGGGCCGATCCCGTTCGACTCCGTGTGCGAGCACCACCTGTTGCCGTTCACCGGCCGCGCCTGGGTCGCCTACATCCCGGCCGGGCAGGACGTTGTTGGGCTCTCGAAGCTGCCGCGGCTGGTCGACCACTTCGCCCGCCGCTTACAGGTGCAGGAACGGCTGACCGAGCAGATCGCCGACGCGATCGCCACCCACCTGTCCCCGGTCGGGGTCGGGGTGAAGGTGACCTCCACGCACTCGTGCATGGCCGTGCGGGGGGTGCGGAAGCCGGGCGCGCAGATGACCACGACGGCGCTGCGGGGGGTGCTGCTCACCGAGCCCGCGGCGCGCGCGGAATTCCTCGACGCCGCCCGATAG
- a CDS encoding 6-pyruvoyl trahydropterin synthase family protein — protein sequence MTNVSIRVRFEAGHRLPQLPGKCHNLHGHSWQGWITVAGTMNDQDVVVDFGELKAALQRWVDQNLDHGMLLGAEDEWAARLVDGGLKVFRFGEHRLARDLSWPTVEAVAELLSRVAAEIVGGYTTPLRVARVVVQETENNRAEVAP from the coding sequence GTGACGAACGTGTCCATCCGGGTCAGGTTCGAGGCCGGTCACCGGCTCCCGCAGCTGCCCGGGAAGTGCCACAACCTGCACGGCCACTCGTGGCAGGGGTGGATCACCGTCGCCGGGACGATGAACGACCAGGACGTGGTGGTCGACTTCGGGGAGCTGAAAGCCGCGCTGCAACGGTGGGTTGACCAGAACCTCGACCACGGCATGCTGCTCGGCGCCGAAGACGAGTGGGCGGCCCGGCTCGTCGATGGCGGGTTGAAGGTGTTCCGGTTCGGCGAGCACCGCCTGGCGCGCGACCTGTCGTGGCCCACGGTGGAGGCGGTCGCCGAGCTGCTGTCCCGGGTGGCGGCGGAGATCGTCGGCGGCTACACCACGCCGCTGCGGGTGGCGCGTGTCGTGGTGCAGGAGACCGAGAACAACCGCGCCGAGGTGGCCCCGTGA